One stretch of Chryseobacterium indologenes DNA includes these proteins:
- a CDS encoding TonB-dependent receptor, whose amino-acid sequence MKKSYILVLFLAAITFTHAQENENRIDEVEIHARSKVIKEREEFKKHAQSTEIISEYEINRNNPAFIEQSLNTMAGVQVEKRTQLGGQRIVVRGYGNDQKFNNWGIKMYLNNIPLTGADGVTVLDDVNFGLINRIEVIKGPAATLYGGGSGGAVRLYIQPENKKGNSVSEQFMTGSFGLFQSSTSATSVGDHYSITANYGHIGSDGYRPHGKSIKNFYNINGEFKLNSNQKITLLASHGNSLEHVSGQISYNDYYNGIDNGNFAYIRRGAKTKFVTSRIGIGHSWKITPNFKNNTTIFYTGTTGERIAAGANETSSFSNYGLRSVFEFNKDWEHFKSQTELGVEIQQSQSTITNYRYKSVKITEEPVLRPLYDGSYFNTSNNQNNYFAVEKITYKPWNLMFLAGISINQLSYKRKDLLAIPGLFVVNGKDLYNKDLSFDKKFKAVASPHFALQKTWNNQILNISYSEGYNAPTSVTAFITGLNVTNDHLVAEKAKMWDFSVQGLIDDTSIDYQFSLFSINIKDKLTQLGGRMPNAEQTPYTYWANTGEQNNKGLEMSVGYSYKPKNIFISRIQPFINYTYNDFKYSTYFKENGDKANVVGVPKTKVSVGLDFDTKIGFYWQNTYNYMGSVYTDFTNNNKVKSFGLLNSKIGYRHSFNQWDLDVFLAGNNLTSQINYTFLFYGNSINDSDKDNQYNNTAIYTDVNPGSSKAYFFTGFNLKYNF is encoded by the coding sequence ATGAAAAAAAGCTATATCCTCGTCCTTTTTTTGGCGGCTATTACTTTTACTCATGCTCAGGAAAATGAAAATCGTATTGATGAAGTGGAAATTCATGCAAGGTCAAAAGTTATCAAAGAAAGAGAAGAATTTAAAAAACATGCACAATCCACGGAAATTATTTCCGAATATGAAATCAACCGTAATAATCCGGCATTTATAGAACAAAGCCTCAATACGATGGCAGGTGTTCAGGTAGAAAAAAGAACCCAGCTAGGTGGTCAGAGAATTGTGGTACGAGGTTATGGAAATGATCAGAAATTCAATAACTGGGGGATTAAAATGTACCTCAACAACATTCCACTTACCGGCGCAGACGGAGTTACAGTTCTGGATGATGTCAACTTTGGATTAATCAACCGTATAGAAGTCATAAAAGGACCTGCAGCAACATTATATGGAGGAGGTTCCGGAGGAGCAGTAAGGCTCTACATACAGCCGGAAAATAAAAAAGGAAATTCTGTTTCAGAACAGTTCATGACCGGCTCTTTCGGGTTATTCCAAAGTTCCACTTCTGCAACCAGTGTGGGTGATCATTATTCTATTACGGCAAACTATGGGCATATAGGAAGTGATGGATACCGCCCTCATGGAAAGAGTATAAAAAACTTTTATAATATCAATGGTGAATTTAAGCTTAATTCCAATCAGAAAATAACATTACTGGCATCTCATGGCAATTCACTGGAGCATGTTTCAGGTCAGATTTCCTATAATGACTATTATAATGGCATTGATAATGGAAACTTTGCCTATATCAGACGTGGTGCGAAAACAAAGTTCGTTACGTCAAGGATAGGAATTGGTCATAGCTGGAAGATCACCCCCAACTTCAAAAATAATACAACCATTTTCTATACGGGTACAACGGGCGAAAGAATTGCAGCCGGAGCCAATGAAACATCCTCTTTTTCTAATTATGGATTAAGATCTGTATTTGAGTTTAATAAAGATTGGGAGCATTTTAAAAGCCAGACAGAATTGGGTGTTGAGATTCAGCAATCTCAATCTACCATTACCAATTATCGTTATAAAAGTGTAAAAATTACAGAAGAGCCTGTTTTGAGACCTTTATATGATGGATCTTACTTCAATACTTCCAACAATCAAAACAACTATTTTGCCGTTGAAAAAATCACTTATAAACCCTGGAATTTAATGTTCCTTGCAGGAATCAGCATCAACCAGCTTAGTTATAAAAGAAAGGATCTTCTGGCTATTCCCGGCTTATTTGTAGTCAATGGAAAAGATCTTTACAATAAAGATTTATCGTTTGATAAGAAATTCAAAGCAGTGGCAAGCCCCCATTTTGCCTTGCAGAAAACCTGGAACAACCAGATCCTCAATATCAGTTACAGTGAAGGATATAACGCTCCTACCTCAGTTACAGCCTTTATTACAGGTCTCAATGTAACCAATGATCATCTTGTTGCAGAAAAAGCCAAAATGTGGGACTTCAGTGTGCAGGGATTGATAGATGATACTTCTATAGATTATCAGTTTTCATTATTCAGCATCAATATTAAAGACAAGCTTACTCAGTTAGGCGGAAGAATGCCTAATGCTGAACAAACCCCTTATACATACTGGGCCAATACCGGAGAGCAAAATAATAAAGGGCTGGAAATGAGCGTAGGCTATTCGTACAAACCGAAAAATATATTTATTTCAAGAATTCAGCCGTTTATAAACTATACTTATAATGACTTTAAATATTCTACCTATTTTAAAGAAAACGGAGATAAAGCCAACGTAGTGGGAGTACCAAAAACCAAAGTATCAGTAGGATTGGATTTTGATACTAAAATCGGTTTTTATTGGCAAAATACCTATAATTATATGGGAAGTGTGTACACTGATTTTACGAATAACAATAAAGTGAAAAGCTTTGGGCTATTAAACTCCAAGATTGGTTATAGGCACAGTTTCAATCAATGGGATCTGGATGTATTTTTAGCTGGAAATAATCTTACCAGCCAGATCAACTACACTTTCCTGTTCTACGGAAACAGCATTAATGATTCTGACAAGGATAACCAATATAATAATACAGCCATTTATACCGATGTCAATCCGGGATCGAGTAAGGCTTATTTTTTTACTGGATTTAATTTGAAGTATAATTTTTAA
- a CDS encoding MBL fold metallo-hydrolase gives MNRRELLKSGLLAGALSFIPFSDVFAGTKILSQKTDDLSGFKKITLGELELFILTDGYIHEENLNSFAPRGNVAELKKILTDNFRADHYIDMAVNILLVKTKEKLILMDTGMGIFADKRTGFLLKSLEKAGFSAKDITDIFLSHAHPDHIGGVVDKQNELVFPNAAIFISKIEHDFWMNASIKDFNNSALKVHPEMLNQIIPALQKVLKAIQPKLKFYDLNKTLYNHFSFQLAPGHTPGLTITTISSGNEKLMYAADLIHSDIILFPHPDWGFSGDTDLDIATASRKKFLKQLADTKTRAFASHLPWPGLGFTKIKAPGFEWIPESFTN, from the coding sequence ATGAATAGAAGAGAACTATTAAAAAGCGGTTTATTGGCAGGGGCGTTAAGCTTTATTCCTTTTTCTGATGTATTTGCAGGAACGAAGATCCTCTCACAAAAAACAGATGATCTTTCCGGTTTTAAAAAGATTACATTGGGAGAATTAGAGCTGTTTATTCTTACAGACGGATATATTCATGAAGAAAACCTGAATTCATTTGCACCAAGAGGAAATGTTGCTGAACTGAAAAAAATCCTTACAGACAATTTCCGGGCTGATCACTATATTGATATGGCAGTCAATATCCTGCTTGTTAAAACAAAAGAGAAACTAATCCTGATGGATACCGGTATGGGGATATTTGCTGATAAAAGAACCGGTTTTTTATTAAAAAGTCTTGAGAAAGCCGGATTTTCTGCAAAAGATATTACGGATATTTTCCTCTCTCATGCTCATCCTGATCATATTGGTGGAGTGGTAGATAAGCAGAATGAACTTGTTTTTCCCAATGCTGCTATTTTTATTTCGAAAATTGAGCATGATTTTTGGATGAATGCTTCCATTAAAGATTTTAATAACAGTGCTTTGAAAGTACATCCTGAAATGCTTAACCAGATTATTCCTGCCCTTCAGAAGGTACTGAAAGCTATTCAGCCCAAGTTGAAATTTTATGATCTGAACAAGACCTTATATAATCATTTCAGTTTTCAATTGGCTCCAGGGCATACTCCTGGTTTAACCATTACTACGATATCATCAGGGAATGAAAAACTGATGTATGCCGCTGACCTGATTCACTCGGATATTATTCTTTTTCCTCATCCTGACTGGGGATTTTCAGGAGATACCGATCTGGATATTGCTACAGCTTCGAGAAAGAAATTTCTTAAACAGTTGGCGGATACAAAAACAAGGGCATTTGCTTCTCATTTGCCATGGCCTGGATTAGGCTTTACAAAGATAAAGGCTCCGGGATTTGAATGGATTCCTGAGAGTTTTACGAATTAA
- a CDS encoding aldo/keto reductase, with product MKFKKLGNTGEQLSAIGLGCMGMSFAYGPSDEQESISTLHRALDLGVNFWDTADMYANGENERLISKVLVPNRDKIFIATKFGFRFKDGKASHSGAPGTYFDGSPEWIRQAVDLSLQRLKIDTIDLYYAHRVDPNIPVEETVGAMAELVKAGKVKYLGLSEASAESIRKANKIHPIAALQSEYSILTKDVEDKILPTIRELGISLVPYSPLARGLFANINEVQNLGDDDFRKSLPRYQQEYLENNTKLANEINELAASKGVKGTQLALAWVLNQGEDIIPIPGTKRIKYLEENVAAANIELSQSDLETIDAILKKYPNVGERYNEGSMKLVNN from the coding sequence ATGAAATTTAAAAAATTAGGAAACACCGGTGAACAACTTTCTGCAATTGGATTGGGCTGTATGGGAATGAGTTTTGCTTATGGTCCGTCAGATGAGCAGGAAAGCATCAGTACTTTGCACAGAGCATTAGATTTAGGAGTCAACTTCTGGGATACGGCAGATATGTATGCTAATGGAGAAAATGAAAGGTTGATTTCTAAAGTTTTAGTACCCAACAGAGACAAAATTTTTATTGCTACTAAATTCGGATTCAGATTTAAAGATGGAAAAGCCAGCCATAGTGGTGCTCCGGGAACTTATTTTGATGGTTCCCCGGAATGGATCAGACAAGCTGTAGATTTAAGTCTTCAAAGGTTAAAAATTGATACCATAGATCTGTATTACGCTCATAGAGTAGATCCGAACATTCCGGTTGAAGAAACTGTGGGTGCTATGGCAGAGCTGGTTAAAGCGGGTAAAGTAAAATATCTTGGATTGTCTGAGGCCTCTGCGGAATCTATCAGGAAAGCCAATAAGATTCATCCGATAGCGGCATTACAGTCAGAGTATTCTATCCTTACCAAAGATGTTGAGGACAAGATCCTTCCAACCATCAGAGAATTAGGGATTTCGTTGGTACCTTATTCGCCATTGGCAAGAGGTCTTTTTGCTAATATTAATGAGGTGCAGAACCTGGGAGATGATGATTTTAGAAAATCATTACCCCGTTATCAGCAGGAATACCTGGAAAATAACACCAAACTAGCTAATGAAATCAATGAATTGGCTGCTTCTAAAGGAGTAAAAGGTACTCAATTGGCCTTAGCATGGGTATTGAATCAGGGAGAGGATATCATCCCGATTCCGGGAACCAAGCGTATCAAATATTTAGAAGAAAATGTTGCAGCTGCCAATATTGAGCTGTCTCAATCAGATTTGGAGACCATTGATGCTATCCTGAAAAAATATCCGAATGTAGGAGAAAGATATAATGAGGGGTCAATGAAATTGGTTAACAACTAA
- a CDS encoding helix-turn-helix domain-containing protein translates to MDSKESLEGFYERNAPQLGPQCLGPNKLGHFNVFSREYCSPLTPYSRRDYYKISLIIGKGKLHYADKWIKVDRPALLFSNPIVPYSWEADDEDQKGWFCLFTESFLQNGSRLGNLQDSPLFKIGGTPVFFVEEQQQKILSDLYTKMMMEIQSDYIHKYDMLRAYLHLMIHETMRMHPAETFEPYQNASQRVASLFMELLERQFPIDSPEAYLKLKTPNDYAQSLSIHVNSLNRSVKEITGKTTSQQITARIIQEANALLTHTDWNVSEIAYGLGFEEPAYFTNYFKKQTGITPNALRLNLV, encoded by the coding sequence ATGGACTCTAAAGAATCATTAGAAGGTTTTTACGAACGAAATGCTCCCCAATTGGGACCTCAATGTCTTGGACCTAATAAACTGGGACACTTCAACGTGTTTTCACGGGAATACTGTTCACCTTTAACACCCTATAGTCGTAGGGATTATTATAAGATTTCACTGATTATAGGAAAAGGTAAGCTGCATTATGCTGATAAGTGGATAAAAGTGGATCGGCCGGCATTATTATTTTCCAATCCTATTGTTCCTTATTCATGGGAAGCTGATGATGAAGATCAGAAAGGCTGGTTTTGCCTCTTTACAGAATCATTTTTACAAAATGGAAGCCGTTTGGGGAATCTTCAGGATTCACCTTTGTTCAAAATTGGAGGAACTCCTGTTTTCTTTGTGGAAGAACAGCAACAAAAAATACTTTCTGATCTGTATACCAAAATGATGATGGAAATTCAGTCAGATTATATTCATAAATATGATATGTTGAGAGCCTATCTTCATCTGATGATTCATGAAACCATGAGAATGCATCCCGCAGAAACGTTTGAACCTTATCAGAATGCTTCCCAAAGAGTAGCCTCTTTATTTATGGAGCTATTGGAAAGACAGTTTCCGATTGACAGTCCTGAAGCTTATTTGAAATTAAAGACTCCCAATGATTATGCACAGAGTCTTTCCATTCATGTTAATTCTTTAAACCGTTCCGTAAAAGAGATTACAGGAAAAACTACCAGCCAGCAAATCACAGCAAGGATAATACAGGAAGCGAATGCTTTATTGACTCATACGGATTGGAATGTTTCTGAAATTGCTTATGGATTAGGCTTTGAAGAACCTGCTTATTTTACCAACTATTTTAAAAAACAGACTGGAATAACCCCCAATGCTCTAAGATTAAACCTTGTTTGA
- a CDS encoding GNAT family N-acetyltransferase, whose amino-acid sequence MENIKFKVSPYQDELQLFIDEKKAGYMSIEVDGRLLIVYYTKLDEEREGKGYAKLLLDELVRYAEEKDLLVDPECDFVRQQFENHPRRYKDIWHA is encoded by the coding sequence ATGGAAAATATAAAATTTAAAGTATCTCCATATCAGGATGAACTGCAGTTGTTTATTGATGAGAAAAAAGCAGGTTATATGTCCATAGAGGTTGACGGAAGGCTTCTTATTGTATATTACACCAAGCTGGATGAGGAACGTGAGGGTAAAGGTTATGCCAAATTACTACTTGATGAACTGGTTCGCTATGCGGAAGAAAAAGATTTGCTTGTAGATCCGGAATGTGATTTTGTACGTCAACAGTTTGAAAACCACCCAAGAAGATATAAAGATATCTGGCATGCTTAA
- a CDS encoding MBL fold metallo-hydrolase: protein MMYWILVVVMLLAATYFIVINRPAFGAVPKGKRLDRIRQSKLYRNKQFQNISHTPSLAEGYKMSKVTYDFFVGKKHPLLKPLKEIPSLHTDLKSLDKNTDVFIWLGHSSYYVQTDGVSFLIDPVLSLYGSPFKYFNKAFKGADIFKPEDIPDLDYLVITHDHFDHLDYPTVKSMKERTGMAIVPLGVGAHLERWGYTEQQLIEEEWGTEVELKNSLKLIFTPARHFSGRRLKQNDTLWTSYVLETPTKKIFLGGDSGYDSHFKMIGEKYGPFDYAVLENGQYGEAWRYIHTLPEDVIQAAIDINTRHIIPVHAAKFALALHPWNEPLQKITSLGKENNLSILTPMIGEVVDLNLKEQQFTVWWEG from the coding sequence ATGATGTATTGGATTCTTGTGGTTGTGATGCTATTGGCAGCAACCTATTTTATAGTGATTAACAGGCCGGCATTTGGTGCAGTACCCAAGGGAAAACGCTTAGATCGTATAAGACAGTCAAAACTATACCGGAATAAGCAATTCCAGAATATAAGCCACACCCCATCTCTCGCTGAAGGCTACAAAATGAGTAAAGTAACCTATGATTTCTTTGTAGGAAAAAAGCATCCTTTACTAAAGCCTTTAAAAGAAATTCCCTCCCTTCATACAGATTTGAAAAGTCTGGATAAAAATACAGATGTTTTCATCTGGTTGGGGCATTCATCTTATTATGTACAGACAGACGGTGTTTCATTTTTAATTGATCCTGTACTAAGCTTATATGGCTCGCCTTTTAAATACTTTAATAAAGCTTTCAAAGGGGCTGACATTTTTAAACCTGAGGATATTCCCGATCTGGATTATCTTGTGATTACCCACGATCATTTTGACCATCTGGATTACCCTACAGTGAAATCTATGAAAGAGCGTACCGGAATGGCTATTGTTCCGTTAGGAGTGGGGGCACATCTTGAAAGATGGGGGTATACGGAGCAACAGCTCATTGAAGAAGAATGGGGAACAGAAGTTGAGTTAAAAAATAGCTTAAAACTGATTTTCACCCCAGCACGACATTTTTCAGGGAGAAGACTAAAGCAAAATGATACCCTTTGGACGTCCTATGTGCTGGAAACTCCTACTAAAAAAATATTCCTTGGCGGTGATAGCGGTTATGACTCTCATTTTAAAATGATCGGAGAAAAATATGGACCTTTCGATTATGCTGTTCTTGAAAACGGACAATATGGTGAAGCATGGAGATACATCCATACTTTACCCGAAGATGTGATTCAGGCGGCCATAGATATTAATACCAGGCATATTATTCCGGTACATGCTGCTAAATTTGCATTGGCACTTCATCCCTGGAATGAACCATTACAGAAAATAACAAGTTTAGGTAAAGAAAACAATTTAAGCATCCTTACTCCAATGATCGGAGAGGTAGTAGATCTTAACCTTAAAGAGCAGCAGTTTACAGTCTGGTGGGAGGGCTGA
- a CDS encoding S41 family peptidase produces MKNYSVIFILAMLSSCASIKKHNEQRASCIPPEQLKEDVDFAYSKLQQMHPQLYWYIPKQELDYKFDSLKQTLNEPLTPLQFYFKLQPVVAGIREGHLSLRIPRKKFTKREIKKLEQKKGLFSRFGYYISGDQMYITENRDSIEKIQPGTEILSIDHVPVSDYIKKYRNLISSDGYNTTFQPYFLKDLFFNYYTSENGLTDRAVIETLYKGEKHTYTLTREPKLVADIEKDKEMNKRTPEKKLNDYVAADNSYNRSFRFLDKDSTIAYIKVKSFSREYSNEFYKKTFAKIKNAKSEYLIIDVRNNYGGSLYEINNLYSYLTDKPFTLIKPSQVTSRDIPLRTNYFRKSTPFDYAIKSISYPSYFFAQAFSTYKKDGKVFYKMKADKPTKPNKEAFHGRVFVLINGGSFSASSIITAKLKNDKRATLVGEETGGANDGTVAGFYSYQKLPNSEIRFPIGLLLVQPNIDFSDTKKGVIPDIEIKENMQDIIDKKDPQLDWIKNEIEKEKSR; encoded by the coding sequence TTGAAAAATTACTCGGTAATATTTATTCTGGCCATGCTTTCCTCATGTGCATCTATTAAGAAGCACAACGAACAGCGGGCATCATGTATCCCTCCGGAGCAGCTTAAGGAAGATGTAGATTTTGCCTACTCAAAACTCCAGCAGATGCATCCACAACTGTATTGGTATATTCCCAAGCAGGAATTGGATTATAAGTTTGACAGCCTTAAACAAACCCTTAACGAGCCCCTTACTCCGCTTCAGTTTTATTTCAAACTTCAACCTGTAGTTGCAGGAATCCGTGAAGGCCATCTTTCATTGAGAATTCCAAGAAAAAAATTTACAAAAAGAGAAATCAAAAAATTAGAACAGAAAAAAGGTCTGTTCAGCAGATTTGGGTATTATATTTCTGGAGATCAAATGTATATTACGGAAAACAGAGATTCTATTGAAAAGATTCAGCCAGGAACTGAAATCCTGTCTATAGACCATGTTCCGGTTTCAGACTATATCAAAAAATACAGAAATCTTATCAGTAGTGACGGGTATAATACTACTTTTCAACCTTATTTTTTAAAGGATCTGTTCTTCAATTATTATACTTCAGAAAACGGATTAACAGACAGGGCCGTCATTGAAACGCTTTATAAAGGTGAGAAACATACTTACACCTTAACTCGTGAACCCAAATTAGTTGCGGATATTGAAAAGGATAAGGAGATGAACAAACGTACTCCTGAGAAAAAACTTAATGATTATGTTGCTGCTGACAACTCCTATAACCGAAGTTTTAGATTCCTTGATAAAGACAGCACTATTGCTTATATCAAAGTAAAAAGTTTTTCCCGTGAATATTCGAATGAGTTTTACAAAAAAACATTTGCAAAAATTAAAAATGCAAAGTCAGAGTACCTTATCATAGATGTCCGTAATAACTATGGCGGTTCTCTTTATGAGATCAATAATTTATATTCATATCTTACAGATAAGCCTTTTACCCTTATAAAACCTTCCCAGGTTACCTCAAGGGATATTCCGTTAAGGACCAATTATTTTAGGAAAAGTACTCCGTTTGATTATGCTATAAAAAGCATCTCTTATCCGAGCTATTTTTTTGCACAGGCTTTCAGTACTTATAAAAAAGATGGAAAGGTTTTCTACAAAATGAAGGCTGATAAACCAACAAAGCCTAATAAAGAGGCTTTTCATGGCAGAGTTTTCGTTCTGATCAATGGTGGAAGCTTCTCAGCCTCTTCTATTATTACAGCAAAGCTTAAAAATGACAAAAGAGCAACTCTTGTAGGAGAAGAAACAGGAGGAGCTAATGACGGAACAGTAGCCGGTTTTTATTCTTATCAGAAACTGCCGAATTCTGAAATCAGATTTCCAATCGGACTGCTTCTTGTACAACCGAATATTGATTTTTCAGATACCAAAAAAGGAGTAATTCCTGATATAGAAATTAAAGAAAACATGCAGGATATTATCGATAAAAAAGATCCACAGCTGGATTGGATAAAGAATGAAATTGAAAAGGAAAAAAGCAGGTAA
- a CDS encoding DUF7716 domain-containing protein has product MSEIKNQMYYIEEFLELVKNRQDRKESYDPEYNYAVYSSKDEFEPGMKVFIGDPLDIGETDNEILPDFVYHNKLNYMCSDENIQDVVDLAFRQYADITFSQLITALNYYLEKDDFLDFK; this is encoded by the coding sequence ATGAGTGAGATTAAAAATCAAATGTATTATATAGAAGAATTTCTGGAACTTGTGAAGAATAGACAAGACAGAAAGGAATCTTATGATCCGGAATACAATTATGCGGTTTATTCATCAAAAGATGAATTTGAACCTGGAATGAAAGTCTTTATCGGAGATCCCTTGGATATCGGAGAGACCGATAACGAAATTTTACCTGATTTTGTATACCATAATAAGCTTAACTATATGTGTTCTGATGAAAATATTCAGGACGTGGTGGATCTTGCTTTCCGGCAGTATGCTGATATTACTTTTTCTCAGCTTATCACTGCTCTGAATTACTATCTTGAAAAAGATGATTTTTTAGATTTCAAATAA
- a CDS encoding RNA polymerase sigma factor has protein sequence MSSSEQEFLEKIEKHKGVIFKISKMYMDNKDDQNDLYQEIIYQAWKSYGDFQRRSDFSTWLYRTALNTAIVFLRSEKKRSFIQNQNIDGLSAQQEAYNDTDDQNMKLMYEAIHQLSPIDKALIFFFLEDYPGREIARQLGITEVNARVKLKRAKAKLKEIIAKQRTGSI, from the coding sequence ATGTCTTCATCGGAACAAGAATTTTTAGAGAAAATTGAAAAGCACAAAGGTGTTATTTTCAAGATCTCTAAAATGTACATGGATAATAAGGACGATCAGAATGATCTCTATCAGGAGATCATTTATCAGGCTTGGAAATCTTACGGAGATTTTCAACGGCGGAGTGATTTCTCAACATGGCTTTACAGAACTGCCCTTAATACAGCCATTGTTTTTCTGCGAAGTGAAAAAAAACGTAGCTTTATACAAAACCAGAACATTGATGGTCTAAGTGCCCAGCAGGAAGCTTATAATGATACTGATGACCAGAATATGAAGCTGATGTACGAAGCCATTCATCAGTTGAGCCCTATTGACAAAGCATTGATATTTTTCTTTCTGGAAGATTATCCAGGCAGGGAGATTGCCCGTCAGTTAGGCATTACAGAAGTCAATGCTAGGGTAAAGCTCAAAAGAGCGAAAGCAAAATTAAAGGAGATCATTGCAAAACAGAGAACAGGTTCAATTTAA